The DNA window GATCGACGCGATGCCGTCAATGATGGGCATGTGGAGCGCCTCCGTGAGGTGGACGCCGAGGAGGGCCACGATGAGCCCGGCCATGGCGGCACTGTCCTCAAAGAGCACAGTGAACGTCGTCGGGTCTTTGCTTGATCGGATGGCGTCCAAAAGGCCCTGATCCCCGCGCACTTTGTTGAATTCCTGCCAGGCTGTGCGGAAGGCAAAGCCTTCGAAAATGATGGCGGAGACGAGCACGATGGTATTGAGCGTCAGACCGCCGATTGTATAGCCAAACACCGTGGCGCCGGTGGGCCCCCCGTGGCCCGGGTCGAGCGTGTGCAGAATGCCTTCGTACAATGAGATGCCCCCGCCGAGGCCGAAGATGAGGACGGCAACGATCAGGGTATAAAAGTAAAGAGACTTCCCGTAGCCGTAGGGGTGCTGCTCGTCGGGGGGGCGTTTGCTGCGGCGGATGCCAAGGAGAAGCAGGCCGCCGTTGCCGGTATCGACGAGGGAGTGGATGCCCTCCGTGAGCATTGCTGAGCTTCCACTCACCGCGGCGCCGAGAAACTTTGTGACGGCAATCGCGAAGTTGCCGAGGATGGCGGCGTAGATTGCTTTTTTCGAGGAGGCCATGTTTGCTGCTGAGCGTGGGAGATAGAGAGACTGGAGAACGGGCGAATGAGATGAGGAAGGAGCACTCGGACGCACGAGGTGAAGAAAGTCTCGACACGCCCATGTTCCTGCGCTCTCAAACCAGTTTGCGGAGGCACTCTGTACAGGAGAGAGCGAAATTGATAGAGCGTCAATCGGCCTTGAAATCAACCTCACTGTGGCTTCCGTCGCAGAACGGCTTGCTGCCGGAGGCCCCGCAGCGGCAGAGGGCGCCGCGAGAGCCTGAGATCTCCTCATCGGCCCCTGTAATTGAGACCGGACCCTCGACCACGAACGGTCCGTCCTCGGTGGCGCGAATGCGAAGCGGACCGCTTTCGTCGGCGTCGTCCGGTGTGGAAAGAAGGTTGACCGCGATGTGCCCGTCGGCCGCAAAGCCCTCGTCGTGGCTGCCGTCGCAGAGCGGTTTGTTATCGGACAGGCCACAGCGGCAGAGGGCCATGCGCGTATCCGTGAGCAGCGTCTCGCCGTCGCTGTCGATGAGTTCGGCGTCGGCGTGGACGTAGAGGGGGCCGTTTGGGGAAATGGAGATGCGGTTTGCGTCGGGCGTGGGCTCCGGGTTGGTGTCGTTGCGGGTGAGGTGGAGTGCACCGGTGGGACAGTGGGGCACGACGGCTTCCACGGCGTCGGCCTCGGCCTGGTCGGGTTCGATCCAGGGGCGCCGGTTCGGGTCGAACACGCTGGGCAGTCCCTTCACGCAGGCCTCGGCGTGGATGCAGCGCGCGCGGTCCCAGGTGACCGTGACCTCGTCGCCCTCGTAGGTGTAGACGTTGGTATCCATAATGGAAGGAGGTACGTGGAGGAGAGTGGAGGAACCGTCGTTGGTACGACCCGAATCCGGAGGCGTTCGGTGGTGGCTCCGGACGCTACGATGGTGAGGGCACTTCTTCTCGGAGGGATCCGATCGCCACGAGTTGATCGTGCATGGAGGCGTCATTGTCAAGCGGGTGGCACTGCTTTTGCCACAAGACGTAGGCCTCCTCGGCAAGGGGGATGATGTGCTGATGGTAGTGGTCAGTGAGCAGGACGTAGTCTCGTTCGAACTCCACCTCCACCAGGCGTTGTTCACCGCCAGAGAGAGTGCATGCCTTCTGATCGTTCGGGCACAGTGGGGACTTGGTATAGGCATAGGACGTTTGCCCGCGTCATTCTCACTGTCGGATGTGCTCGATGTCCAAGGCCGTTTCCATGACGTTGATTTTCCCATTCGCATCCCAAGACGATATCCCCGTGTGGCGTCGTCAGAACCAGTAGAAAGACCCGAACCAGAAGCAGACACCCAGGAAGGTGGCGATGAAGCCATTAGCGAGTTCGGGCACGTGATTTGTCCAAACGCCCTTGTTTCCGGTGCTAGAGTCGCCGGTGATTCCCTTTTTCAACGAGTCATATCCGAAGTAGAGGAAAACAGTACCGAGTACGTTCATGCAGAGAAAGACCGCTGGATCGTTCATAGCGGGGCATCGTGCGCCGTTTCGAGAAGAGCGAATCTCAAGGGGATGGAGTCACCTACGAAGAACGAGAGCTGATCCTCGAATGTCAATCTGTTTCATCCTCTTGTAAATGATCGTCCACCAAGGGTGAGAGGGTCTCGCGCGTAAAAAGGCCGCGGAAACCGGCGATCGCGTACGTTCGTGCCGATCCTTTCCGACTGTAGTGTGTTGACTCGTACGCCTCTCTGCTCCACGAAGATGGGCAGTTCAAGGAGGAGCTTTATCGGGATAGTGGGATGACGCCGACACCCACAACCCGAGCCCCGGTTGGATAGGGGCGGCCCTTTTCGCCCCCCCCCCATTTTGACCTCACCTCTAGACGCTCAACCCTGCACGTATGTATGGACGTCACCGGCACCGATCCTCAGCACGTCCTCCAGTCCGTCTTTGGGTACGAGTCGTTTCGCCCGTACCAGGAGCCCATCATTCGCCGGGTTATTGAGGGCGGCGACGCGGCAGTCGTTATGCCCACGGGGGGCGGCAAGTCGATCTGCTACCAGATTCCGGCGCTCGTGCGGTCGGGGTGCGGCGTCATCGTCTCGCCCCTCATCTCGCTGATGCAGGATCAAGTCGATGCCCTTCAGCAGCTTGGCGTGCGGGCGGCCGTCCTCAATTCGAGCCTTAGCCCCGACGATCGCCGCGCGGTGGAGGAGCAACTCACCCATGGCCGCCTCGACCTTTGCTACGTGGCGCCGGAACGCGCCAACCGCCCACGGTTCAAGCAAATGCTCCGCAAAGCAAATCCGGCTCTTCTTGCCATTGACGAGGCCCACTGCATCTCGCAGTGGGGGCATGACTTTCGGCCCGAGTATATGGCCCTTGCAGACCTTCGGGAAGAGTTTGCCCAGGTGCCGTGCATCGGCGTCACGGCCACCGCCGATCCCCCCACGCAACAGGTCATCCTTGATCGGCTGGGCATGACGGAGGAGGATTTGTTTGTTGCCGGCTTCGACCGCCCCAACATCCGCTACGTAGTGGTGCCCAAGCAGAGCCGCCCGCGCCGCCAACTGCACAACTTCATTCAAGAAGAGCACCCCGGGCAGAACGGCATTGTGTACTGCTTGAGCCGCAACGGCGTCGAGACGACCGCCGACTGGTTGAACGATCACGGCCATACCGCCGTCCCGTACCACGCTGGTCTCACGGGCGACACGCGAGAGGAGCATCAGCAGCGATTTCTGCGGGAGGAGGGCCTGATCGTCGTGGCGACCGTGGCCTTTGGTATGGGCATCGACAAGCCCGACGTGCGCTTTGTGGCCCACCTCGACGTGCCGAAGACGCTGGAAGCCTACTATCAGGAAACCGGCCGGGCCGGGCGGGACGGCCGGCCTGCGACGGCCTGGATGGCCTACCGCCGCGGCGATGTGGTGCGGATGCGCCAGCTTATCGATGACTCCTCCGAAAACGATGAGCACCGCTGGACGCAGCGGCACAAGCTGAATGCGTTGCTCGGGTACTGCGAGGCGCCGGATTGCCGTCGCAAGGTGCTTCTAAACTACTTCGGTGAGGAGATGGAGGGAGAGACGTGTGGCAACTGTGATAACTGTGAGCATCCTCCGGAGACCTGGGACGGCACAGTGCCTGCGCAAAAGGCCCTTTCCTGTATTGCACGCACCGGGCAGCGGTTTGGCAGT is part of the Salinibacter sp. 10B genome and encodes:
- the recQ gene encoding DNA helicase RecQ produces the protein MDVTGTDPQHVLQSVFGYESFRPYQEPIIRRVIEGGDAAVVMPTGGGKSICYQIPALVRSGCGVIVSPLISLMQDQVDALQQLGVRAAVLNSSLSPDDRRAVEEQLTHGRLDLCYVAPERANRPRFKQMLRKANPALLAIDEAHCISQWGHDFRPEYMALADLREEFAQVPCIGVTATADPPTQQVILDRLGMTEEDLFVAGFDRPNIRYVVVPKQSRPRRQLHNFIQEEHPGQNGIVYCLSRNGVETTADWLNDHGHTAVPYHAGLTGDTREEHQQRFLREEGLIVVATVAFGMGIDKPDVRFVAHLDVPKTLEAYYQETGRAGRDGRPATAWMAYRRGDVVRMRQLIDDSSENDEHRWTQRHKLNALLGYCEAPDCRRKVLLNYFGEEMEGETCGNCDNCEHPPETWDGTVPAQKALSCIARTGQRFGSGHVTDVLLGKDTEKIRRHDHDEVSTYGIGEDRSKAEWRTIIRQLVAKGMVEVDVMGYGALTLTEACRPVLRGEHDVVFRETESAQSASSSSSMKQASPDSVPVEGPERDLFETLRERRLALAREQDVPPYVIFNDKTLRAMVEHRPQTAREFRALHGVGDVKLDRYGDTFLSILQDFEEQV
- a CDS encoding cation diffusion facilitator family transporter, with translation MASSKKAIYAAILGNFAIAVTKFLGAAVSGSSAMLTEGIHSLVDTGNGGLLLLGIRRSKRPPDEQHPYGYGKSLYFYTLIVAVLIFGLGGGISLYEGILHTLDPGHGGPTGATVFGYTIGGLTLNTIVLVSAIIFEGFAFRTAWQEFNKVRGDQGLLDAIRSSKDPTTFTVLFEDSAAMAGLIVALLGVHLTEALHMPIIDGIASILIGLILCAVASFLVWESKKLLLGEAADPEMRADIRRIAREDGTVADVHRMMTLYMGPNTLVLNMDLQFDESLNAEEVAAAIDRIEQEIRKRHAPVQFIFIEAESLTGRRAAQESSST
- a CDS encoding CDGSH iron-sulfur domain-containing protein — its product is MDTNVYTYEGDEVTVTWDRARCIHAEACVKGLPSVFDPNRRPWIEPDQAEADAVEAVVPHCPTGALHLTRNDTNPEPTPDANRISISPNGPLYVHADAELIDSDGETLLTDTRMALCRCGLSDNKPLCDGSHDEGFAADGHIAVNLLSTPDDADESGPLRIRATEDGPFVVEGPVSITGADEEISGSRGALCRCGASGSKPFCDGSHSEVDFKAD